One Clavelina lepadiformis chromosome 1, kaClaLepa1.1, whole genome shotgun sequence genomic region harbors:
- the LOC143459147 gene encoding transcription factor HES-1-B-like, with protein MKDLLFAVFVQTTSKLLKDKSRRKRIKNSLNELISILLNILGIQLFLQQRQRHSKLEKADILEMTVRYLKEFQGQTLNAAKAIDPRVTSKYRSGFVECKNEVSHTLENTNAGIQPDVKTRLMNHLGSNVPPPLIPSSSSLLIPFPTHFSLSPSATPQRSGCGSVNKHNVQGNFTLISLS; from the exons ATGAAAGACCTGCTATTTGCCGTCTTTGTGCAAACA ACTTCAAAACTGCTTAAGGATAAAAGCCGACGCAAGAGGATTAAAAACAGTCTGAATGAACTGATAAGTATTCTCCTCAACATTTTAGGAATACAG tTGTTTCTTCAGCAAAGACAAAGGCATTCAAAATTGGAAAAGGCTGATATTCTAGAAATGACTGTTCGCTATTTGAAAGAATTTCAGGGACAGACATTGAACGCAGCGAAGGCGATTGATCCAAGAGTCACGAGTAAATACAGAAGCGGATTTGTGGAATGTAAAAACGAGGTTTCTCACACTCTTGAGAACACAAACGCAGGAATTCAGCCCGACGTTAAAACGAG GCTTATGAACCACCTCGGAAGCAATGTACCGCCGCCACTCATTCCCTCCTCGTCTTCCTTACTCATTCCATTCCCAACTCATTTCTCCTTGTCTCCTTCCGCGACTCCACAAAGGTCCGGATGCGGGAGTGTAAATAAGCACAACGTCCAAGGAAACTTTACCCTCATCTCGCTATCATAG